A region of Sugiyamaella lignohabitans strain CBS 10342 chromosome A, complete sequence DNA encodes the following proteins:
- the ERC1 gene encoding Erc1p (Member of the multi-drug and toxin extrusion (MATE) family; the MATE family is part of the multidrug/oligosaccharidyl-lipid/polysaccharide (MOP) exporter superfamily; overproduction confers ethionine resistance and accumulation of S-adenosylmethionine; GO_component: GO:0016021 - integral component of membrane [Evidence IEA]; GO_component: GO:0016021 - integral component of membrane [Evidence ISM] [PMID 12192589]; GO_component: GO:0016020 - membrane [Evidence IEA,IEA,IEA]; GO_function: GO:0015297 - antiporter activity [Evidence IEA]; GO_function: GO:0015297 - antiporter activity [Evidence ISS] [PMID 12603313]; GO_function: GO:0015238 - drug transmembrane transporter activity [Evidence IEA]; GO_process: GO:0006556 - S-adenosylmethionine biosynthetic process [Evidence IMP] [PMID 18592490]; GO_process: GO:0006855 - drug transmembrane transport [Evidence IEA]; GO_process: GO:0055085 - transmembrane transport [Evidence IEA]; GO_process: GO:0055085 - transmembrane transport [Evidence ISS] [PMID 12603313]; GO_process: GO:0006810 - transport [Evidence IEA]) produces MSTERSPLLGATASGSGSGSASGSGSGSGSTLRPQPYFIDVPANRAFSSSTKRPSLVSGSVGRQGFADAFLRSQSPSTNHSFLTDDNNVMDEDEVVLSASEATSLAREQQALLLDNNIQYTVNKSRKGSVTGPIFPVTNEAIDEAGEEVRDTNKAWDEAVNNGLVNTTVRREISVLAVNAAPLIVTFSLQYSLVVASIFSVGHLGKTELGAVSLASMTASITGFAMIQGLATCLDTLCSQAYGAGNLFLVGVYFQKCVLMIMVLFIPVALLWCTADTLIAAIVPEKDLAVLAVQYLRIIVFGVPGYILFECGKRFVQAQGIFHASTIVLLICAPINVVLNYVLVWNETIGMGFKGAAVAVATTDWLMATLLFCYVYFIDGKKCWNGFSMEAFANWGPMLKLAIPGVIMVEAEFLAFEVLTLASSYFGTTSLAAQSVLSTLTSLSYQIPFAVSIACSTRVANFIGATLGPSAKIAGNVAIGASYLIAIFNGIVLYTFRYEVGGLFSSDEEVIELVAKVFPICAFMQLFDAAGAVAGGVLRGQGMQHLGGYLNLFFYYVIALPLAFYLAFTLDWELYGLWTGVTVGLICISIGETYFIGIADWDKIVDDARERTREERIMA; encoded by the coding sequence ATGTCTACAGAAAGGTCTCCATTATTAGGAGCCACTGCTTcaggttctggttctggttcgGCTTCTGGGTCTGggtctggttctggttcgACTCTTCGTCCTCAACCATATTTTATCGATGTTCCTGCCAATAGAGCATTTTCCAGCTCCACCAAACGACCGTCTCTTGTCAGTGGTTCAGTTGGCAGACAAGGTTTCGCTGATGCATTTTTGAGAAGCCAGTCACCATCTACTAATCACTCGTTTTTGACTGATGATAACAACGTGATGGACGAGGATGAAGTGGTGTTATCTGCTAGCGAGGCCACTTCTCTCGCCAGAGAGCAACAGGCTTTGTTGTTGGACAATAACATTCAATATACAGTCAACAAGTCTAGAAAAGGTTCAGTTACTGGACCTATTTTCCCAGTCACCAATGAAGCAATCGACGAGGCTGGTGAAGAGGTCCGTGATACTAACAAGGCTTGGGACGAGGCGGTGAATAATGGCCTTGTTAATACTACAGTTAGACGGGAGATCTCAGTTCTGGCTGTGAATGCTGCTCCCTTGATTGTTACATTTTCGTTACAATATTCACTTGTTGTTGCATCTATTTTCTCAGTTGGTCACCTTGGTAAGACCGAACTGGGTGCCGTGTCATTGGCTTCTATGACTGCCAGTATCACCGGTTTCGCCATGATCCAGGGTCTGGCTACTTGTTTGGATACCCTCTGTTCTCAAGCTTACGGTGCTGGAAACCTGTTTTTAGTTGGTGTCTACTTTCAAAAGTGTGTTCTTATGATTATGGTTCTGTTTATTCCTGTCGCTCTTCTCTGGTGTACTGCTGATACCCTTATTGCTGCAATTGTCCCCGAAAAAGACCTGGCTGTTCTGGCTGTGCAATATTTGAGAATTATTGTCTTTGGTGTGCCAGGATACATTCTATTTGAATGCGGTAAGAGATTCGTACAAGCTCAAGGCATTTTCCATGCCAGTACTATTGTATTGCTCATCTGTGCTCCTATTAACGTTGTTCTTAACTACGTTTTGGTATGGAACGAGACTATTGGTATGGGATTTAAgggtgctgctgtagctgtGGCCACTACTGATTGGCTCATGGCCACTCTGCTCTTCTGTTATGTCTACTTCATTGATGGAAAGAAGTGCTGGAACGGATTCTCCATGGAGGCTTTTGCTAACTGGGGACCCATGCTCAAGTTAGCTATTCCTGGTGTCATCATGGTAGAAGCAGAATTCCTTGCTTTTGAAGTCTTGACTCTTGCTTCCTCTTACTTTGGAACCACCTCTCTTGCTGCGCAGTCTGTTCTTTCGACCCTGACATCTCTCTCTTACCAGATCCCCTTCGCAGTTTCGATTGCCTGTTCGACCCGAGTAGCCAATTTCATCGGTGCCACTCTTGGTCCGTCTGCCAAAATCGCCGGTAACGTTGCCATTGGCGCTTCATATCTGATTGCCATTTTTAACGGAATTGTCCTCTACACTTTCAGATACGAAGTAGGAGGACTTTTCAGCAGCGATGAGGAAGTCATTGAGCTCGTTGCCAAAGTTTTCCCTATCTGTGCCTTTATGCAATTGTTTGAcgctgctggagctgttgCTGGCGGTGTTCTCAGAGGCCAGGGAATGCAACATCTTGGCGGATACCtcaacctcttcttctactaCGTTATCGCCCTCCCATTGGCATTCTACCTCGCCTTCACACTCGACTGGGAACTGTACGGCCTCTGGACCGGTGTCACTGTCGGCCTGATTTGCATTTCCATCGGCGAGACCTACTTCATTGGCATCGCTGACTGGGACAAGATAGTCGACGACGCCCGTGAGCGCACCCGTGAGGAGCGAATCATGGCCTGA
- the PEX12 gene encoding ubiquitin-protein ligase peroxin 12 (C3HC4-type RING-finger peroxin and E3 ubiquitin ligase; required for peroxisome biogenesis and peroxisomal matrix protein import; forms translocation subcomplex with Pex2p and Pex10p; mutations in human homolog cause peroxisomal disorder; GO_component: GO:0016021 - integral component of membrane [Evidence IEA]; GO_component: GO:0005779 - integral component of peroxisomal membrane [Evidence IEA]; GO_component: GO:0005779 - integral component of peroxisomal membrane [Evidence IDA] [PMID 11370741]; GO_component: GO:0016020 - membrane [Evidence IEA]; GO_component: GO:0005778 - peroxisomal membrane [Evidence IEA]; GO_component: GO:0005777 - peroxisome [Evidence IEA]; GO_function: GO:0046872 - metal ion binding [Evidence IEA]; GO_function: GO:0008022 - protein C-terminus binding [Evidence IEA]; GO_function: GO:0005515 - protein binding [Evidence IPI] [PMID 12667447]; GO_function: GO:0004842 - ubiquitin-protein transferase activity [Evidence IDA] [PMID 19687296]; GO_function: GO:0004842 - ubiquitin-protein transferase activity [Evidence IDA] [PMID 22471590]; GO_function: GO:0008270 - zinc ion binding [Evidence IEA]; GO_process: GO:0016558 - protein import into peroxisome matrix [Evidence IMP] [PMID 11370741]; GO_process: GO:0016558 - protein import into peroxisome matrix [Evidence IMP] [PMID 15536088]; GO_process: GO:0016558 - protein import into peroxisome matrix [Evidence IMP] [PMID 9090384]; GO_process: GO:0006625 - protein targeting to peroxisome [Evidence IEA]; GO_process: GO:0015031 - protein transport [Evidence IEA]; GO_process: GO:0006810 - transport [Evidence IEA]), whose translation MDYFSSLNANSLDPDTPTIFELLSAKQLQDLISPSLRYIITFYAQRNPQYLLKIANRYDELYLLLMGLVEYYHLKNWNSSFTEKFYGIKRTRNLATGASLNTRLAAPAQFEKHRRLTKKQVLGSLFFVMVLPYIKEKLDARHEMLKGRYMFRSAEQDRIRAYESGQLKQKVQFEFDQILLKWYPTVTMLESSASLAFYLFYLFSKTSSSGPADFLLGMKYSRMSQYDYQLHDKPVVPSLIADSDGDNDVANSFGDKLVDLITTTQGLVKVKDITLSGLSFALPTSMFLLKFLEWWNASDFARQLSKKTRGNGTEDENLPVPDYPQARTGSGLCPLCSQPLTNPTAIETGTVFCYLCIYRHLESGNAQTGGRCPVTGQRLLGCKYSPEKEGWEVSGLRRLVL comes from the coding sequence ATGGACTATTTCTCATCACTTAATGCGAACTCATTAGATCCTGATACACCTACAATTTTTGAACTGCTGTCAGCCAAACAGCTTCAGGATCTCATTTCGCCATCTCTTCGATATATTATCACATTCTATGCTCAAAGGAATCCCCagtatttattgaaaataGCGAACCGATATGATGAGCTGTACCTTTTGTTAATGGGACTTGTGGAATACTATCATCTCAAGAATTGGAATTCATCTTTCACAGAAAAGTTCTATGGTATCAAGCGGACCCGTAATCTGGCTACTGGAGCATCACTTAACACAAGATTAGCAGCTCCTGCTCAATTCGAGAAGCATAGAAGACTCACAAAAAAGCAGGTTCTAGGCTCGTTGTTCTTTGTGATGGTTCTTCCATATATAAAGGAAAAACTGGATGCACGACATGAGATGCTCAAAGGTCGATATATGTTCCGTAGTGCGGAGCAAGACAGAATAAGAGCATATGAATCTGGTCAAttgaaacaaaaagtaCAATTTGAATTCGACCAGATTCTTCTAAAATGGTATCCTACAGTAACAATGTTGGAATCGTCAGCCTCCCTAGCATTCtatctattttatttattctccAAAACCAGCTCATCTGGACCAGCAGACTTCCTTCTCGGCATGAAATATTCTCGTATGAGCCAATATGACTACCAGCTTCACGATAAGCCTGTAGTTCCCTCATTAATAGCGGATTCTGATGGCGACAACGACGTAGCCAATTCATTTGGCGACAAACTCGTCGACCTTATCACGACCACTCAAGGACTTGTCAAAGTAAAAGATATCACGCTCTCCGGCCTGTCATTTGCCCTTCCCACATCCATGTTCCTATTAAAGTTTCTCGAGTGGTGGAATGCCAGTGACTTTGCGCGACAATTGTCGAAAAAGACTCGAGGCAATGGCACTGAAGACGAGAACCTGCCAGTTCCTGACTACCCTCAAGCCCGCACCGGCTCTGGCCTGTGTCCACTCTGCAGCCAACCCCTCACCAACCCCACAGCCATCGAAACAGGTACCGTCTTCTGCTACCTCTGCATCTACCGCCATCTCGAAAGCGGCAACGCCCAAACCGGCGGCCGGTGTCCCGTCACGGGCCAGCGACTCCTAGGATGTAAATACTCGCCCGAAAAAGAGGGCTGGGAGGTATCCGGCCTCCGCCGTTTAGTGTTGTAA